One segment of Anopheles stephensi strain Indian chromosome 3, UCI_ANSTEP_V1.0, whole genome shotgun sequence DNA contains the following:
- the LOC118513584 gene encoding uncharacterized protein LOC118513584 isoform X1, giving the protein MREPIATASALTAGTVVAPSTAATMFGITNAQIVQSFNGLPPLQGDCPPVGQPCIVRTVSRASSIGGAGTLSSLKSIGSSGASSPVTSVKRNSSSSSFSSSSERRSVFYTDPEQSSTTEAAEKYDVMTNDDSCSTSDVCTALMGTGADGDKVRRQRSMQREQRGEPKDENTLRRLDNGQVRRKQRPCSSSTSIVLDGGVIGPKTHLKLVSQELEWERKFRDDQLSRILKALIAFETRLKNEQSRIKQQLYEKDDVINRQNCTINRMKRKLAADEATTPGGSDGEEPTAPSVDEVAQYCPKCRKNYYRLECRTSGTQTFEYCRDDGAESVNTENLSLNSVEYASSSEEQESSLYVRANSFKDARRSRKYTSKRSYQGYQRGPSRASSFKSNASGPVTGTLAKLVERNVRSGGVRRLSGPREEESGHEAYVNIEPNAHVPKIVIYENYESDKENKRMDQNRQECDNNYDNVEPYSNRIDSLHGIHGRNSGRFASDGQQKPQEKKQEQQQQSPRMDGHGDYHLVGSKRSDGSEQMELDDGTIFYEANASAGSVSNQQKYTEGMEMKQTIETNDDWYASASDMEDSDTALGKPYSNAAVNPVLECVNQILLQQSMDGFGDSNKDTAGEGTGEEELYIKAQQPSPPPVKEPTAVRSKRVHFSTQNSMVQVPRISLQPTTSVSSQGSGSSSRKDDKISPTYEIQSIYSNEYEPIGSEQNSYSNYYVDMESKLGSEDRERELAEKRKTPPALPPKPANLLKLQQLSKGNHQQRQLVSSPAKGRSSSAQSDIAESEPDYCSISEIQDSVKCVQIVAEIHKDACEDDYSIVDEEEKEKQQQQEAVTRGGELEETGSKKSCSSELEESFADVPKLPNVAEIVPPKKEPLNKFISQDNYITKSSGSSTSKASHSSAAGVAVHTPSKKDGEFREQLSEIIAEINKQSPAIRNASKKQIPVKELSPAFRGVSQIPSVTFQSKLKPVDKLSFLSKTSTTGMAGSIPSLSHNTPKFSSSSIARPSIKPSMLKSSLSTKALSSTNLTLGSGINPFGSPVKSVSYIPNLKSPSVNSPLAGSGTASAGCSPIKSSSSTVKKVASAINLANSSTTPSQTSVPVIIAEDSKLPIQAEFDWYNLDAEYGKSNQPDVIVEADPSSNGEADGTGDEEEGEEEDSALCAESPSKKVAKPDPTNAVTVSGEERSLAGVTTTENGGGSEECEEEEMENVEYNLDEEYKSLGPIVPPPDIIQKSVPHPPITPPKNGKIPYNSLSFKELMQLNETPKIVQEAKAAKPAKTGPGAETVPSGRNYEHFLDDSGLCSKPIILPRKKRVYYSGPFV; this is encoded by the exons ATGCGCGAACCGATAGCAACCGCATCAGCGCTGACTGCCGGAACCGTGGTGGCGCCATCTACTGCGGCCACAATGTTTGGCATCACGAACGCCCAGATTGTGCAGTCGTTTAACGGGTTGCCTCCGTTGCAGGGCGATTGTCCACCGGTTGGTCAGCCGTGCATCGTGCGTACCGTAAGCCGAGCGTCATCGATTGGCGGTGCTGGGACGCTGAGTTCGCTCAAGTCGATCGGTAGTAGCGGAGCCAGCAGCCCCGTTACGAGCGTCAAGCGGAACAGCTCCAGTTCgagcttcagcagcagcagtgaacGGCGAAGCGTGTTCTACACGGATCCCGAGCAGAGCAGTACG ACGGAAGCTGCGGAAAAGTATGATGTGATGACGAATGACGATAGCTGCTCCACATCAGATGTCTGCACCGCGTTGATGGGAACCGGAGCGGATGGGGATAAGGTGAGACGGCAGCGAAGTATGCAGAGAGAACAGCGCGGCGAACCGAAGGACGAGAATACGCTGCGACGGCTAGACAATGGGCAGGTACGGCGCAAACAGCGtccctgcagcagcagcacctccATTGTGCTGGACGGTGGGGTAATCGGTCCGAAGACTCACCTGAAGCTAGTCAGCCAGGAGCTGGAATGGGAGCGGAAGTTTCGTGACGATCAGCTGTCCCGCATACTGAAGGCACTGATTGCCTTCGAAACGCGGCTCAAGAACGAACAGAGCCGCATTAAGCAGCAGCTGTACGAGAAGGATGACGTTATCAATCGGCAGAACTGCACCATTAATCGTATGAAGCGGAAGCTGGCTGCGGATGAAGCGACGACACCGGGCGGCAGCGATGGCGAGGAACCGACCGCACCGAGCGTCGACGAGGTGGCTCAGTATTGTCCGAAGTGTCGTAAAAACTACTACCGGCTCGAGTGTCGTACAAGCGGAACGCAAACATTCGAGTACTGTCGGGACGATGGAGCGGAGAGTGTTAATACGG aaAACTTATCCCTGAATAGTGTAGAGTATGCGTCATCGAGCGAGGAACAGGAGTCGTCACTGTACGTGCGGGCCAACTCGTTTAAGGATGCACGCCGCAGCCGGAAGTACACGAGCAAGCGGTCGTACCAGGGCTATCAGCGGGGACCGTCCCGAGCGAGCAGCTTTAAGAGTAATGCATCTGGCCCGGTTACCGGTACGCTGGCAAAGCTCGTCGAACGAAACGTTCGGAGTGGCGGTGTGCGGCGGCTGAGCGGACCGCGGGAAGAGGAGAGTGGCCACGAGGCGTACGTTAACATAGAACCAAATGCGCATGTGCCTAAAATAGTGATCTACGAAAATTACGAAAGCGACAAGGAAAATAAGCGGATGGATCAAAACCGACAGGAGTGCGACAACAACTACGACAACGTAGAGCCGTACTCCAACCGTATCGACTCGCTGCACGGTATCCATGGACGCAACAGTGGACGGTTTGCGAGCGATGGGCAGCAAAAGCCACAGGAAAAgaagcaggagcagcagcagcagtcgccaCGAATGGATGGACACGGCGATTATCATCTGGTCGGGTCCAAGCGTAGCGATGGTAGCGAACAGATGGAGCTGGATGACGGGACCATCTTCTACGAAGCGAATGCGAGTGCCGGAAGTGTGAGCAATCAGCAAAAGTACACCGAAGGGATGGAGATGAAGCAAACGATCGAAACGAATGACGACTGGTATGCGAGCGCCAGCGATATGGAGGACTCGGATACGGCCCTCGGGAAACCGTACAGCAATGCAGCTGTCAATCCAGTGCTGGAGTGTGTCAATCAG ATACTTCTTCAACAATCGATGGATGGTTTTGGAGACAGCAACAAGGACACAGCCGGCGAGGGCACGGGTGAAGAGGAACTCTACATAAAGGCACAGCAAccttcaccaccaccggtaAAGGAACCGACCGCCGTTCGCTCGAAACGGGTTCACTTTTCGACCCAGAACAGTATGGTTCAGGTACCGAGGATATCGCTCCAACCGACGACATCGGTGTCCAGCCAGGGCAGTGGGTCGTCCAGCCGGAAAGATGATAAAATTTCGCCAACGTACGAAATCCAGAGCATCTACAGCAACGAGTACGAACCGATCGGGTCGGAACAGAACTCGTACTCGAACTACTACGTCGACATGGAGTCGAAGCTGGGCTCGGAGGATCGTGAACGTGAGCTggcggaaaagcgaaaaacccCTCCGGCGCTACCACCGAAACCGGCCAATCTGTTGAAGCTGCAGCAACTATCCAAGGGCAATCATCAGCAGCGGCAATTAGTGTCATCACCGGCGAAAGGACGCAGTTCCTCCGCCCAGAGCGACATTGCCGAATCGGAGCCCGACTACTGCTCCATCAGCGAAATCCAGGACTCGGTAAAGTGTGTTCAGATTGTGGCCGAAATCCACAAGGACGCGTGCGAAGACGATTACTCGATAGTGGAcgaggaggagaaggaaaagcagcagcagcaggaagcggTGACCCGAGGAGGCGAGCTGGAGGAAACGGGCAGCAAGAAGAGTTGTTCCTCCGAGCTGGAGGAATCGTTTGCCGACGTACCGAAACTACCGAACGTGGCGGAAATAGTGCCCCCGAAGAAGGAGCCATTAAACAAATTCATTAGCCAGGATAATTACATTACGAAGTCGTCCGGCAGCAGTACAAGCAAGGCGAGCCATTCGAGTGCGGCTGGCGTTGCAGTGCATACGCCGAGCAAAAAGGATGGCGAGTTTCGGGAACAGTTGTCGGAGATTATAGCCGAAATCAACAAGCAGTCGCCCGCTATTCGGAATGCttcgaaaaaacaaatcccgGTCAAGGAACTGAGCCCGGCTTTTCGAGGCGTTAGTCAAATACCGAGCGTAACGTTTCAGTCAAAGTTGAAACCGGTGGATAAGTTGAGTTTCCTTTCGAAAACGTCCACAACAGGTATGGCCGGATCGATACCTAGCTTAAGCCACAATACACCGAAGTTTTCCTCCAGCTCGATCGCACGACCCTCCATTAAGCCGTCCATGCTGAAGTCGTCCCTCTCGACGAAGGCTCTCTCGAGTACGAATCTCACGCTTGGCAGTGGCATCAATCCGTTCGGCAGTCCGGTGAAATCGGTCTCGTACATTCCAAACTTGAAGTCACCCAGTGTCAATAGCCCGCTGGCTGGCAGCGGTACCGCCAGTGCCGGTTGTTCGCCCATAAAATCGTCCTCTTCCACCGTGAAGAAGGTAGCGAGTGCTATAAACCTAGCGAACAGCTCAACCACACCTTCACAGACATCGGTTCCTGTTATTATAGCCGAGGACAGTAAGCTGCCGATACAGGCGGAATTCGATTGGTACAATTTAGATGCCGAATACGGGAAATCCAATCAACCGGACGTTATTGTGGAAGCGGATCCAAGCTCAAACGGAGAGGCTGACGGTACGGGCGACGAGGAggagggggaggaggaggacagTGCGTTGTGTGCTGAGAGTCCTTCGAAGAAGGTAGCTAAACCGGATCCTACAAACGCTGTAACAGTGAGCGGAGAGGAACGATCTTTAGCCGGTGTGACTACCACCGAGAACGGTGGTGGCAGTGAGGAATGTGAGGAAGAAGAGATGGAGAACGTGGAGTACAATTTGGACGAAGAGTACAAGAGCCTGGGACCAATCGTGCCACCGCCGGACATTATACAGAAAAGCGTTCCCCACCCACCGATAACTCCACCGAAGAATGGCAAAATTCCTTACAACAGCCTGTCGTTCAAGGAGCTGATGCAGCTTAACGAAACGCCTAAAATTGTGCAGGAAGCAAAGGCGGCAAAGCCCGCGAAGACGGGACCGGGTGCGGAGACCGTACCGAGTGGGAGAAATTACGAACATTTCCTGGACGATTCGGGCCTCTGCTCGAAGCCCATCATtctgccaaggaagaagcgtGTGTACTATTCCGGACCGTTCGTATGA
- the LOC118513584 gene encoding uncharacterized protein LOC118513584 isoform X2: MTNDDSCSTSDVCTALMGTGADGDKVRRQRSMQREQRGEPKDENTLRRLDNGQVRRKQRPCSSSTSIVLDGGVIGPKTHLKLVSQELEWERKFRDDQLSRILKALIAFETRLKNEQSRIKQQLYEKDDVINRQNCTINRMKRKLAADEATTPGGSDGEEPTAPSVDEVAQYCPKCRKNYYRLECRTSGTQTFEYCRDDGAESVNTENLSLNSVEYASSSEEQESSLYVRANSFKDARRSRKYTSKRSYQGYQRGPSRASSFKSNASGPVTGTLAKLVERNVRSGGVRRLSGPREEESGHEAYVNIEPNAHVPKIVIYENYESDKENKRMDQNRQECDNNYDNVEPYSNRIDSLHGIHGRNSGRFASDGQQKPQEKKQEQQQQSPRMDGHGDYHLVGSKRSDGSEQMELDDGTIFYEANASAGSVSNQQKYTEGMEMKQTIETNDDWYASASDMEDSDTALGKPYSNAAVNPVLECVNQILLQQSMDGFGDSNKDTAGEGTGEEELYIKAQQPSPPPVKEPTAVRSKRVHFSTQNSMVQVPRISLQPTTSVSSQGSGSSSRKDDKISPTYEIQSIYSNEYEPIGSEQNSYSNYYVDMESKLGSEDRERELAEKRKTPPALPPKPANLLKLQQLSKGNHQQRQLVSSPAKGRSSSAQSDIAESEPDYCSISEIQDSVKCVQIVAEIHKDACEDDYSIVDEEEKEKQQQQEAVTRGGELEETGSKKSCSSELEESFADVPKLPNVAEIVPPKKEPLNKFISQDNYITKSSGSSTSKASHSSAAGVAVHTPSKKDGEFREQLSEIIAEINKQSPAIRNASKKQIPVKELSPAFRGVSQIPSVTFQSKLKPVDKLSFLSKTSTTGMAGSIPSLSHNTPKFSSSSIARPSIKPSMLKSSLSTKALSSTNLTLGSGINPFGSPVKSVSYIPNLKSPSVNSPLAGSGTASAGCSPIKSSSSTVKKVASAINLANSSTTPSQTSVPVIIAEDSKLPIQAEFDWYNLDAEYGKSNQPDVIVEADPSSNGEADGTGDEEEGEEEDSALCAESPSKKVAKPDPTNAVTVSGEERSLAGVTTTENGGGSEECEEEEMENVEYNLDEEYKSLGPIVPPPDIIQKSVPHPPITPPKNGKIPYNSLSFKELMQLNETPKIVQEAKAAKPAKTGPGAETVPSGRNYEHFLDDSGLCSKPIILPRKKRVYYSGPFV; this comes from the exons ATGACGAATGACGATAGCTGCTCCACATCAGATGTCTGCACCGCGTTGATGGGAACCGGAGCGGATGGGGATAAGGTGAGACGGCAGCGAAGTATGCAGAGAGAACAGCGCGGCGAACCGAAGGACGAGAATACGCTGCGACGGCTAGACAATGGGCAGGTACGGCGCAAACAGCGtccctgcagcagcagcacctccATTGTGCTGGACGGTGGGGTAATCGGTCCGAAGACTCACCTGAAGCTAGTCAGCCAGGAGCTGGAATGGGAGCGGAAGTTTCGTGACGATCAGCTGTCCCGCATACTGAAGGCACTGATTGCCTTCGAAACGCGGCTCAAGAACGAACAGAGCCGCATTAAGCAGCAGCTGTACGAGAAGGATGACGTTATCAATCGGCAGAACTGCACCATTAATCGTATGAAGCGGAAGCTGGCTGCGGATGAAGCGACGACACCGGGCGGCAGCGATGGCGAGGAACCGACCGCACCGAGCGTCGACGAGGTGGCTCAGTATTGTCCGAAGTGTCGTAAAAACTACTACCGGCTCGAGTGTCGTACAAGCGGAACGCAAACATTCGAGTACTGTCGGGACGATGGAGCGGAGAGTGTTAATACGG aaAACTTATCCCTGAATAGTGTAGAGTATGCGTCATCGAGCGAGGAACAGGAGTCGTCACTGTACGTGCGGGCCAACTCGTTTAAGGATGCACGCCGCAGCCGGAAGTACACGAGCAAGCGGTCGTACCAGGGCTATCAGCGGGGACCGTCCCGAGCGAGCAGCTTTAAGAGTAATGCATCTGGCCCGGTTACCGGTACGCTGGCAAAGCTCGTCGAACGAAACGTTCGGAGTGGCGGTGTGCGGCGGCTGAGCGGACCGCGGGAAGAGGAGAGTGGCCACGAGGCGTACGTTAACATAGAACCAAATGCGCATGTGCCTAAAATAGTGATCTACGAAAATTACGAAAGCGACAAGGAAAATAAGCGGATGGATCAAAACCGACAGGAGTGCGACAACAACTACGACAACGTAGAGCCGTACTCCAACCGTATCGACTCGCTGCACGGTATCCATGGACGCAACAGTGGACGGTTTGCGAGCGATGGGCAGCAAAAGCCACAGGAAAAgaagcaggagcagcagcagcagtcgccaCGAATGGATGGACACGGCGATTATCATCTGGTCGGGTCCAAGCGTAGCGATGGTAGCGAACAGATGGAGCTGGATGACGGGACCATCTTCTACGAAGCGAATGCGAGTGCCGGAAGTGTGAGCAATCAGCAAAAGTACACCGAAGGGATGGAGATGAAGCAAACGATCGAAACGAATGACGACTGGTATGCGAGCGCCAGCGATATGGAGGACTCGGATACGGCCCTCGGGAAACCGTACAGCAATGCAGCTGTCAATCCAGTGCTGGAGTGTGTCAATCAG ATACTTCTTCAACAATCGATGGATGGTTTTGGAGACAGCAACAAGGACACAGCCGGCGAGGGCACGGGTGAAGAGGAACTCTACATAAAGGCACAGCAAccttcaccaccaccggtaAAGGAACCGACCGCCGTTCGCTCGAAACGGGTTCACTTTTCGACCCAGAACAGTATGGTTCAGGTACCGAGGATATCGCTCCAACCGACGACATCGGTGTCCAGCCAGGGCAGTGGGTCGTCCAGCCGGAAAGATGATAAAATTTCGCCAACGTACGAAATCCAGAGCATCTACAGCAACGAGTACGAACCGATCGGGTCGGAACAGAACTCGTACTCGAACTACTACGTCGACATGGAGTCGAAGCTGGGCTCGGAGGATCGTGAACGTGAGCTggcggaaaagcgaaaaacccCTCCGGCGCTACCACCGAAACCGGCCAATCTGTTGAAGCTGCAGCAACTATCCAAGGGCAATCATCAGCAGCGGCAATTAGTGTCATCACCGGCGAAAGGACGCAGTTCCTCCGCCCAGAGCGACATTGCCGAATCGGAGCCCGACTACTGCTCCATCAGCGAAATCCAGGACTCGGTAAAGTGTGTTCAGATTGTGGCCGAAATCCACAAGGACGCGTGCGAAGACGATTACTCGATAGTGGAcgaggaggagaaggaaaagcagcagcagcaggaagcggTGACCCGAGGAGGCGAGCTGGAGGAAACGGGCAGCAAGAAGAGTTGTTCCTCCGAGCTGGAGGAATCGTTTGCCGACGTACCGAAACTACCGAACGTGGCGGAAATAGTGCCCCCGAAGAAGGAGCCATTAAACAAATTCATTAGCCAGGATAATTACATTACGAAGTCGTCCGGCAGCAGTACAAGCAAGGCGAGCCATTCGAGTGCGGCTGGCGTTGCAGTGCATACGCCGAGCAAAAAGGATGGCGAGTTTCGGGAACAGTTGTCGGAGATTATAGCCGAAATCAACAAGCAGTCGCCCGCTATTCGGAATGCttcgaaaaaacaaatcccgGTCAAGGAACTGAGCCCGGCTTTTCGAGGCGTTAGTCAAATACCGAGCGTAACGTTTCAGTCAAAGTTGAAACCGGTGGATAAGTTGAGTTTCCTTTCGAAAACGTCCACAACAGGTATGGCCGGATCGATACCTAGCTTAAGCCACAATACACCGAAGTTTTCCTCCAGCTCGATCGCACGACCCTCCATTAAGCCGTCCATGCTGAAGTCGTCCCTCTCGACGAAGGCTCTCTCGAGTACGAATCTCACGCTTGGCAGTGGCATCAATCCGTTCGGCAGTCCGGTGAAATCGGTCTCGTACATTCCAAACTTGAAGTCACCCAGTGTCAATAGCCCGCTGGCTGGCAGCGGTACCGCCAGTGCCGGTTGTTCGCCCATAAAATCGTCCTCTTCCACCGTGAAGAAGGTAGCGAGTGCTATAAACCTAGCGAACAGCTCAACCACACCTTCACAGACATCGGTTCCTGTTATTATAGCCGAGGACAGTAAGCTGCCGATACAGGCGGAATTCGATTGGTACAATTTAGATGCCGAATACGGGAAATCCAATCAACCGGACGTTATTGTGGAAGCGGATCCAAGCTCAAACGGAGAGGCTGACGGTACGGGCGACGAGGAggagggggaggaggaggacagTGCGTTGTGTGCTGAGAGTCCTTCGAAGAAGGTAGCTAAACCGGATCCTACAAACGCTGTAACAGTGAGCGGAGAGGAACGATCTTTAGCCGGTGTGACTACCACCGAGAACGGTGGTGGCAGTGAGGAATGTGAGGAAGAAGAGATGGAGAACGTGGAGTACAATTTGGACGAAGAGTACAAGAGCCTGGGACCAATCGTGCCACCGCCGGACATTATACAGAAAAGCGTTCCCCACCCACCGATAACTCCACCGAAGAATGGCAAAATTCCTTACAACAGCCTGTCGTTCAAGGAGCTGATGCAGCTTAACGAAACGCCTAAAATTGTGCAGGAAGCAAAGGCGGCAAAGCCCGCGAAGACGGGACCGGGTGCGGAGACCGTACCGAGTGGGAGAAATTACGAACATTTCCTGGACGATTCGGGCCTCTGCTCGAAGCCCATCATtctgccaaggaagaagcgtGTGTACTATTCCGGACCGTTCGTATGA